In Cyclopterus lumpus isolate fCycLum1 chromosome 2, fCycLum1.pri, whole genome shotgun sequence, the genomic stretch AGATGGGTAAGTGTGCGTGAGTCATGTTGGTCGGGATTCTGGGTCGGAACGAACTCTACGGGGATTTAAGATCAATTAAACTTTTCCCACATTCTTGTGTGTTTTCCGAGAAACCCTGAATACAGTTCCAGCTAAAGCTAAAAATGTCTGGGCTGATGGAAGTGGACTCAGTGCTCAGTGCTGCAGAGTTTTGCACAAACAGCCAACCCAACTTGTTATCTTATTAAAGAAATGTGCTTTCATTTCTTTAATAAGAGAGTGAACGATTATAATCCGTTGATTGCCATCTGTGCACGATGTGGCTGCAGATAGACTGAGATACCTTTTGACCTTCTCTCCACGTGGCTTCCAGACGCGCTGGACTCAGGTCTGCTGGCTCTCTGTGGGCCCAACCGGGTTCTGCACGAGTCCACCTGCGAGTGCGTTTGTCGGAACGGACTCACCGAGGACAGCTGCGATCCGGGATGGAAACTGGACCACACCACCTGTAAGGAGGGTTTTCACTTACTGAACATATTTGATTTACATTACACCGCTGTGTGAAAGAGAATTGAATGCCATGGGATCTTCTAGAGGATCTgaagaaagaacaaacaaacacgaggGAGAGTCACACAACAGACGCTCACGCTTGAATAGGGTTGCCAAAAGCGGTCGAGCTTTGGGAAAGGAGGGCTCCGCGCAACCATCGACAAACAAGTCAGGACCTGACCGCCAGATATttggcggcaccgacaacaaacGGGGCGGCGCAATCTGATAGTTTGTATTTTCACGACCAGACGAAACTCTCTCCCAATCTTCTCTCAGGTGAATGCCAGTGCGAAGGTCAAGGCGAGGGGAAGTGGTGCCCCACCGGCCAGCGGTGGGACGACGAGCTGTGCGGCTGCGTCTGTGCCGCAGAGTGTCCCGGGAACCAGCCCCTGAACCCCGACACCTGCCTGTGTCAGTGCAGAGAGAGCCAGCACTCGTGTCTGCGGCAGGGCAAGAGGTTTAACCCAAAGTCCTGCAGGTAGGAGCACTCCGGGTCTCTAAAGATCTTTATCTTATATATTAATCGTTGTTTGCATTCACAGGTCGTCGGTTACTCTTTTCCTAATTCCACAGTTGcatcaaatacaaaacaatccACGATCTGATATTTTAAACGTGCAGTTCCAGAAAACTTCCAGCTGTTCTGCTTTTGACAATAATATGAACACTTTCATCGCGTTAACTGGAAGGAACTAGCGATAATAACATAACTGTATTGGCACGGTTGATATTTGCATGTTTAGATGATGCCTTTCACTTCCAAATGGAAATGCAGTTCACCACCAGTTACCTGAACCAGTGGTTCTACTGGGCAAACTGGTTCTGCCTCCTGTATTAGGCCTAGTTTAGCCTGGGTCTTCGCCCTGGGAGAAAGCAAGCGAACCCTCAATGGACATGTCAGACATTCCAAACTCGCAAAAGAACAACTTTCTTCCCTCGTTTTCTAGAGCTCACATGTCTCCATGTGACCTTTTATGGACACGCGGTggacccacaaaaaaaaaaaaaaagaaaccctcgACCCCTCggctgcgtgtgcgtgtatcgCATGCGTGCCGCCGTTCCCACAGCCGGCACGCAAAAGCCTCGACCTCCCTCTGACCCctctgggggtgggggtgggtggggggtgcattaaaaaaacacattaatgcagaCATGAGATATGAGATGTGAGGGATTTCTCATCCGGATTAATGTGGGAAGCTCACAGacaacgaacacacacacacacacacacacacacacacacacacgcacgcacacacacgcgtgagCGCAAGTGACCTTTCACGTTTCCTAGCAACCGGTTTCCTAGCAACCGGTTTACACATCACAAGTCCTTACGAGCGTGGACACTTCAGAGGTTTCAATGGTGCAAACGgattacattaaaacaattgaGTATCCACACAGTTTTAATGGTTTCTTAGTTAGTATTCGTTGTTTTtgtctatttatatatattttcttaaagGTTTGATTCAACATCTGGTCACAGGAGGTGGTCCACGAGAAGACGATACACCTACTGTGATTTAGAAGATGAGACTTCCCAGAATTGTTGGCCATATTATTCCCGTCTCTTTGAGTAGTTactccctctttttctcacGCACAGAATCGTTTGATGCACCCTGGATCAAGGTTTTCATCTAAAAGGGAATGTGAAGATCTGGATAATTGATAGCATCCATGCCAAGAGAGCATAAGCTCCccagtgtttttatttcttctctgttcctccacCCTTCCCgtcaaaaatattattttccaaATCCTCCTTTTTCTGTCCTGTTGTATAATcactttcttctccttctttccatCTTCCCTCCTCTGTCTAGTTGTTACCGGTTGCCTTGCAGAAAGCCCCGGCGTGTGTGCCAGACTGGTTTTTACTACAGCCACCAGGTCTGCCAGTGCATCCCCAACTACATGAGGCCTGAGTGGAATTGACCAATCGCGGGAAGGCCGAGGAGCGAGACTGCAGGTGAAGCCATTTAGCCCAGAAAGCTTTTTGTGGACATCAAAGAGGAAGTGCCTCTTGAGGGGAAGGTGGACCTACACATGGATTAAAACCGCAGCACTTAGAGGAGTTGTGTTAATGCCGTCTGTGCATCCGACACCCAAAGGAACGGCAGGAGCTCTTTCCCCAGTGACACTCGGACAAAAAACGCCATCCGTATGCAGTTaaactcgtaaaaaaaaagtaagtaatCTCAGCCAAAGACAAAACGAGGAGATACATCTGGCTCCCACGACACCAAATCACACTCAAAAAGCAGGACAGCGAGGACCAATCAGCCGCTGAGTCAGCGCTCATCCCCGCAGCGACGTGTTCGAGCAAGACATTCAACCACCGCATGCTGCAGAGACGCCGCTCACGACCGTGTGAAATGGaaagtggaataaaaaataataacagagcagacttttttttgttgttgttgtttttcttctttttttttaatagattaaAATGAGCTTCAGGCACTTTGGCAGGCTTGAGTCATGAGCTGTTTTGAGAGGTTGAAGGATGTATTTTGCAGAAATCCCTGTAATGTTTTGTTGCCGGGGGTCTCGTGACCCTCTTTTAGAAGAAAGGTGGATCCACTCAGAGCCCCTGAGAGGGGATGGAGTGAAGCTCTAGATGCAGATAAAATGTCTTCTTACGTAAAAGTCTAAACTTCTAAAAGATGTTTAAATTagtttaattaaacaaacaGCTGTTATATCGTCCAGCTCCTACTTGCTCTTTGAACATCTCGCGTGGCCGACTCCAATCACTTCTAATTTAACTTTCACACTCTCGGTAatattatttgtaaatatttttaatcttttttttttcgtattTAAAAGTAGATCAGGTGGAGTTgtaaaaatactgtatttaCTGTATTGTTTTGGCAATGAAACTATTTACATGTCTTTGTACCCCCTGcggtttttaattattattattattattattgtgaatttgaattgtgtttttcaaatcGTCCATTTGCCTGCACTGCAAGATACATTTTAGCctctgccattaaaaaaaaaaatagtttggtTTGAAGATTTATTGCAGTGTAGAGATTATTGTCGTGTTTGTTGGATGCATTGTTTTCAGgctgttaaatatttaaagtagTTATGAAGTATTGATTAAAATCCATGTCAGACTGATAAGTTTGTGTCCCTTTTTAtgttaaatattgttgttttttttagggtactctggcagcgacAACCTGtgagaaatataaaaagcaTCTACTGTatgttgtatatatacattttaaataatatgtcttattttattttgtcatttaaagcAACACTATGTAACTTTTGCTTAAAACCGGCAACTGTGGCTACGACCAACGATTATGGGACGATGTTGACGTGCTGAACATGTTTGGAGAAATATTGTTTAgcatttaaaactaaaaatgacttatgataataatgaatatatatatatatatatataggacaACAATCAGCCACCATAGTAGACCAACTGAGGCTGTGGCAGCAAACCCCCTGAATGTATTGAACTGAgcaattgtttattttattgccCATGAAttaaacttttcatttgtatgaGGAACAACGTGCTATTTTGTGTATAAAAGGTTTTTCCTCTAAATTTAAAATCACGCCGGttactttctttttgttccaaTTTTATCTATAAAAACGGTTGAATGTCGTAGAAATCCAAGTAACATGTCGTTGTTTTCTTCCCAGAAATATAACACATATAACAATATACTTTTTGTGTCACTgctcctttatatatatatagcatgtaAGCTTTCCTGGGAACTAGAAGATGACTTTGCTTACGTTTCAGATGACAATCTCGTGAAAGGTACCACACCTGTAGGAACTTGGCTCTGGTTTCTTCCCGTCTGCGTCTACCACAATAAACAATATTGACTCAGATGGGGAAACAAAGAGATCACCTTTCCGTCCGGCCCCTCGTGGCCTCTGGGAAACGCCTCCCTCGCCGCCCTGTGTGCGTGACGAATGGCCGAGTTCATCCCAGTTACCCGGGCCTCAGCTGACTGTTTTAGTACACGATGTGCGGACAGAAGAATAGAGAATGCTCAGCAGGGTTAATATCCACGTTGGCTGCTCcacttacagtattaatgcGACGCATTGTGCAAAAGATTGCCGTGAAGCAGGCCGTGAAATTGCAGGCGGCGAGAGGCGCCAGTCGAGCGCAGCTGTGGGCTTCAGCTCCTTTtcaaaagaaggaaaatgtcatttcattttttttttttttcaaactttcaaTAGTTTTCTAAACACGCAACCTTTGCAACTCACTCTGGTTTTAGCTTTTTGAAGTCGTCTCGTGTGGTGGATCGCAAACGTCGGCGAGGTTGGACACGAGGTGAGGATTCATCTTGAGAGGGGTCGTAATAATTCTATTATTCACTTCACAGTcaaaaacagataaaaaggTGCCAtttcaagttttattttttttattacttcaaGAACAAAATATAAACCCCTTAGCTCTCGACAACCCATCTTATATAATACGCGATTGAAACTCtttcaaaaatatttacaaaagataaaaaataaaatttaaaataaatataagccGCAGGCCCTCCCCGGTaacaaccttttaaaaactgTGGTTGTTTATTACTTTCTCTTTGAAGGAAAGAGAAATCACAATGTTTCTAAGGTCTTGGACACTTCAGTCAAGATACAAATCTATgtttaaatgagaaaaatataaaatacgaGCCAGAATAAACTCAAAATGATCATGAGCAAAACATATTAGTGGGACACTAGTTGGTCGTAGTTATTGCTAAAGGAAATACAGCTTGATGGATGGTGACTGGAAGCCTTTTCTCAAATCCCTCCAGTGATAAATACAGTGAAACTATTTAAGTTGAGAGCAACTTATAACATCTTATGCTTTGCAAGAGGAAAAACATTATTAACAGAGATTGGTGGGCAGTGCCCCCTACTGGTTACTCAAGGCGAGGACTAGCGCAGACCTAATGAAGCCCATAGGGATATAAGAAATACAATTAGTATTTAAACAAGAATTATACATAACTTTTCCCCAAAGAACGTCAACTCTAGAAAATTACACGCAACCATAAGATGTTAAAAATAGCGTGACTTTTAGAGTCACTTTGAGGGTTTAAGCAGAAAGAAATTGAGTGCAAAAAGCAAACAATGGCATCGTATGGCTTACTGATGTGAAACATATGCATCCTAGTGATAGCAGGAGCAGCCTCGGCGTCTTgcgtcagtgttttttttttcttcttcttcttcttttcacagCTTTCAAGAGTCCAGACTTTTAAAAGCCACACTTCTTAATCTCCGCTCCCCGAAGGGAAGCAGCTGGAAACAGCGCGGCGGCTCCAGAGCAGGCACTTCAGTACTCGCCGTTCTCTGGCAACGGTCTGACTGGGACTCAGTTCAGTTCTCCATCTTCGCGTTACAGGCACACGCTGCAGTGAAAGTCGGgcgactcccccccccccacacactttttttccccgGGTCTCCAGATGAACGGCGTCGTTGCCCTCGGAGACGAGCAAGTCGTCCGGAGAGCGCCGGTCCGTCCGGTGTGCGGGTTTACGATGCGTCCAAAACGCCAATTCACTTTGACTTTATTGGACCCGTCAAACTGTCCCCTGAAaccggaaagagagagaatacgaCCTCATGAGACGCTtgcacacattaaaacatgCTGGACTTGAGGTGTGTATTACATTTGAAGACTACGTGTAAAGATGCTATCTTTTAAATGGGGATCTATTGCCTTAATGCCAGTGATTGATATTAAATATTGCCCATTTTATTCACTATAAAAGGCCGATGAGACAATTTCTTTACGCCCTTCAAAGGTGTCTCTAAAACTGGGAGGGGCCTTACTGCTCCACCTGGTGGGACGATGTCTATATATGGATCTCTCAGACACATGTCGACTATTAAATGCAAGTTCTTTTACCCTCGTCGTCAGAGTCGAACCCGAAGAGGTTGGAGCACTTCTGCAGCTGGTGGTGACTCTGCAGCTCCTCGGCACTGTTGAACGTGGCGAAGCAGTTGGCGCACCGGCGTCTTTGCGGCGTCTTCGTCGCGCGGCTCTCGGGAGGAAGGGTGCTCTTCTGGGGCGACTGGTGACCCGACAGCTCCTTCCTTCGCTTCGGCATGGTGATGTACTTCTCGGCCAGGTAGGCCGTCGGCGGCGGACGCTTGTACGGCCGGTTGCCGTAGCCTGCGAGAGCGTCCTTTAACCCTGAAGATTCGGCATCTTCCAGCGCTGCTTTTCCGTTCGTCACGACAGAGTAACCGACGTTGCTACGTGTCGATTGTGGCGTTTTCCCCACGTCACCTACAGGAAGTAACTCCGCTTTCACCTCGGAGGCTTTGGGATTTTCCGGCCTCTCGGACGCCGGTCGAGCGCCCTGATCGGCGTGTTTCTTCTCGCCGTCTTTCTTCTCGCCGTCTTTCTTCTCGCCGTCTTTCTTCTCGCCGTCTTTCTTCTCGCCGTTCTTGCGCTTCTCGCTTGCTCCGTTGGGGTCTGACTTTTTGGTGATGTGAGGGTTCTTGGATTCTCCCCTTTGCGTTACCTTCTGCGTGTTCTCTTCGGTGTCGTTTGAGCCGCTAGCTGTGGCAGCCGGGACGGAGGAAAGCGTTGCATCCGTTGCTCCTCCTTTTGCGTCCAGAGAGCAGTCGGCTGCTGCTCGAGCCGCAACCGGTTGGGCTCCAGATTTCGACTTGGCTTTCTCTTTCAGGGCAGATGTTTTGCTCGCGTCCTTCGGTCTTCCCTTTAGTTTCTTCTTGTCCTCGTTATTAATATCCTTGTGCTTCTTTTTCGTCTGGCCCGAGTCTAAAGAAGCCCTGTGACTattcttctctttccttccttctgttTTCACGAGGGATTTCTTTGATTTTTCTCCCATTGCCtcctgtgttttctctcctgaGGTGGTTCTCTCCTTTAAGCCGTGAGCCGGGGCAGCAGAGCCGAGAGGACATTTCTTCATGATTATCTTTGTGTTGGCGTCGCCATTTGCAACCTTGTGCTTCTTCGACTGGCTGCAGTCTGAAGAAGCGGTCGGACTTTCTTTCGAAGTGGAGCGTTTTTTCACTTTATGTAGTTTCTTAGCTGTTAAAGTGTGCGTGTCGTCTGCCGAGCTGGTGCCGATTGATTGGTTTAAACCGTTTGCCGTCATAACAGCTGTGGGGGggtcatttaaaatgtccttttgttGCACGTGATTGTTCTTCATCTGCTTGTTTACTGATTTCTTAGACTTTAATTTGTTAATCGACATGTCTGTAGTTTTGACGACATCTTTGACGTGCTCTTCTTCCCTCGAGCCGTCGCCAACATTTGAGCCCTCTGCGGCTTTAGGGGGGTTTGCGATCTGGCCCGTTTTTTCTGGGACAGTTTGATTGTTTTGTCCATCAGTAGTATTTTCATCGTGCACAGCTTCCTTTGACTTGGGGGGACGCCCTCTTCTTTTCGGACCTTTCGTGTTTCCTTTGACCTGCTTCTTTTTGAACTTGTGCCTCACTTTGATATTCAGTTTCAACAACGACGACGAGATGACTTTGTGACTTTTGGTTGCGTTCGTCACCTTTCTTAATGTTTGCCTTAATCTCAGATTGGGGCCGGCGGGCTGTGAGGAAGTGTCCTTGTTGGAGAGATTCTTCAGGACGTGTAAATCCTTGGTCTCGTTTCGCTCTTTCGACTCCTCTTTCAACGGGGATGCACCGACAACCGTGGGAAGAGGAGcttgtttttctgcatcttcTCCTCCTAATTTACAGTCGGCATTCACACTCTCGGTCTTGTTTGCAGCAGCGGTTGCATCTTTTGGCCGGTGACCCGGTTGTTTCTTTCCATTCGGCGCGTTCGTTGGTTCGTTTGCATTCTTGTCCGGTTTGGTGGGTTTGGAAGCATAGTGCTCTCTTTCATGAAGGTTCAGCGCCCAGAGGCAAATAAATAGCTGAGAACAACCGGGGACGCAGCACACCGCCTGCAGCGGGCTGTGCCTCCTGGCATGGCGTCTCATTTCTATTCCAGTTTTGAACCTGGACGTGCATCCCTGATGAGGGCAAGGATGCCGAGGAGAGAGTCTGTGTCTGTCAACGTGATGCTGAAAATGTTCGAAACTCCACATGACCCTCATGCAACTACTGCATTTGCCGTGTCCTACGCGGAATGCCACTTCCAAAGGTTGGACCTCGCCGTCGTGATCTTCGAGAGCGTGGTAAAGGAGTGCGACGCCTTTCTTCGACCGGTCTTTAAACCAGCTGCAACCCTCTACAGGACAGCAAACGTTCTCTTGTGGCTCCGCGTGTTTCTCCTCAACAACTTTCTCACGTTGTTTGGCGTCCGTCTTCCGGACCTGCGGTGATTCTGTCTTCTTGGAACAGCTGACCGCTGATGTTGCAGAGGAATCCATCTCTGCATCCTGGTTTTCCTGCAACCTGGAGGTTACTTCTCCATCTGTTGTTCTTTCTTGAGGGATCTCCTGCTGTGTCAGTGGCGGGTCAGCTTCCAAAGTCACGGTGTCCCTTTCCTGTACCTCAAGCCCTTTCTTTTTCCCAATATGCCCGTTTACCTTGTGAACTGGAGTTTGACTATCAAGGTGCTTTGAcacgttttgtttcttttcatccaCTGGCTTGTCATTGGATCTCAACTGTCTGGACCCAGATGGGCTTGAATGTGGAGTGCTCGTTGATTTAGGACAGTCTGTAGATGTCCTCGACCTCCCACTGCTCCGGCGCTCAGAAGACAGGTTTGTGGTCTTTGCTTTGACAGAGGTCTTACATGTGGAGATATCTTTGGTCTCTTGGACATTGTTACCTTCCAACTCTTTGAGCCTCTTCAGCTTTTCAATGTGGTCAGACAGGTGCATCATGGCCAGAAGATCATCTTTGAACATCGTCCCGCAGAACATGCACTCATCCTTACGATAATGGAACATAGCATGTTCTACAACACGACTTCCCTTAAAGACCTTGTTGCAGAAAGTACAACAGAACTCCAACTTGGATTCCTCCGATTCTGGGAGATCGCCGTCCTCAGGTGCTTCTGGATCAAACTCCTGagtttcctcctcctttccttggACATCAGCAACTAAAGAACAGGTGGAGGTAGTTTGTAATGTGCGAGGAACTTTGTAATCACTTCCAGATGTTGGCTCCTCGGACGTACCGTCCTCTGGAGCCGGCTGTTTGCGCTCAGGCTCAAGTTCAGTTAGCATTTCTGTTACCAATTTCAGAGCAGATATGTCATTCATACCGTCCTGATCAGTAGACGTAGAGCCCACTGTTCCTCCACTTGTGTCATTTTCCCAAGGCACGTGTCCTTTTGGGAATTTGGGGGAAACATCTGTAACGTCCAGCTCAGAGAGGCTGCTGGCAACGGCGGCGAGCACCTTTGGGCCGTCTGCTTTTGTTTGGACGACAGGATTTGTGCCAGTTTCAGCCTGAGAAGAGAGTGACTTCAGTTCTTGCCTCCCTGCTCTAAGAACAACTTGAGACTGTGTTGGATCAGTAGTTTTATCAAGAACTGCCATCTGATTGTTGACCAGAGGGGAAGTTTGCAAAACCTCAGCGGAAGTTGTGGTTTTTGAAGCTTTAGACACTTTATCTAAACCTGGGGGCGGAGTCACTTTAGTCGCCGTTGAGGCAATCGTGACCTTCATCTCAACAGCAGACTCGTCACAGTGCTCTCTTGCTGAAGCGATGACCTTATCCAACATTGGGGCTTCTGTAACCTCAGTCGCTGCCGATGTCTGTGACGCATTGGCGACTTTCATCTCAGCGGCAGACTTCTCGGAGAGCTCTCTCTCGGAAAATATCTTTCGAGAGACTGCTTTTGTCGTTTGAGCTTGAGGGATTTTTTCCAGCGGTGGGGATTGTGTAACGTCGGCTGCTTCTGGTGCGTGTTGGGTAATTCCGCCTTTAGTCTCGGCGGCAGGTTTGTCACAGAGCTCTCTCTCTGGATCTTTTGGAGGACTTCCTTGCACCGAGGAGCGTGTGATTGTTGAAACCGAGCCCTGAATATTGGGCCTGGTGCCTTTCCCTTTCGGCCGCCGAGCGTAACAGTGCAACTGCTGTGCAAACATGGCCGCATCCCGCGCTCTCAGGATCACTTCTTTGCGGTGCACGGTCTTCGCAGGTTCGGACGTGGAGGGAACCTTCACTGTCGGTCTGTAGAAAAGCACTTGAGGGAAACCCCTCTGTCGGTTGCAGGTGTCCTCATTAAACGTTCCCAGCAGTTCATTGTCTGGTAGGGAGAGCTCAAGGATTACTTGAGGAAGGGTAGCTGGTTTGAGGGGCTCAAATGTAAACCCCTTCTGGTGCTTGCTGCTATTCTGTCTTGCCATTAAATGACGGTTTACTAAAGGTTTGTGTTTGGCATTGTTCTCGAACTCGACAGTTTCTGACCCCTTTACGACATTGGATCCATGGTGCTTTTGATGTTTCAACCCATGCTTTTTGATCTTTGAAAGAACGTTATTCCTTCCAAGATTTCCTGAGTCTTCAAGAAGCCACCTGGGTTGTCTAATCCTCCGTTTTGGTGGGTTCTTCTCCGAGAGTCTTGTAGTGCGTCGAAGATCTCCAAACCCAACAGCTACATTGTCCTGCAGTCTGTCTAGCTGCCAAAACGAACGCCTCAAAGGTTCAGGTGACGATGACGGTTGGCTGCCTTTCTTCTTTCCGGCGTGGTCAACATCAAGCCGTGTTTTCCCTGGGCTCGCCTTTAATCTCTTGGATGCAGTGTCAATGTCGTGACGTCCGTCCTCTTTATGGTCCCGCTTTTTAGCTGCTGCCCCCTTACTTCCTTTCTGAAATGCCGATGAGCTTGATCGCGAAAAAGGTTCTTTGGCGCAATAGCTCAGGATCCATTCGTCCTCCATGATCTCCTCGAGGTCACCACTAACCACCTTCTCGCTCATCAGCTTCAAACAGTTGGTCCGCAAAGCAATGAGGTTCCAAAACTCTGGGTCAAAGTACAGGTCCTTCTTCAAGACCTGAGGAGagatagaaaagaaaatgttttggtACCGCAATATGGATTAATGACAAGCGACAATGCTCGTCTTAAATGCCACGATGCATTTTTACAGGTTGTTTAAGAGGTGCGCTACCTGCAGGGTTTCAAAGCGAACATGATTTCGGATGGGGCTGTACTCCACGTGGTACTCCTGATCGGGATGCATGTAAAGAAGGTACACCAACTTGTAGGTCTCAACAGTGCGTTCGAGGAAGAAGATCAGAAGAGCGCACGCCCGGAAAACCTCCAGGTCATTGGGGAGCAGGCTGGTGATGGTTTTGTAGATTAGGGACTtggtgatgacatcacagggaAGGCAAGACCCCAGGGCATTAGCACAAAGCTCCACACAGAACTGGATACCATCTTCACCCAGCTAGTGAGATACAAACAAAAGATTGAATATCAATTCAATGCATCTAAACCAATCAACTCaaattgataaaaaataaatatgc encodes the following:
- the LOC117742370 gene encoding uncharacterized protein LOC117742370 isoform X1 — encoded protein: MYVLSGGCYEQRWTGSMAEEGCVYESEGLEEQLGSLLSRYSSGETRADSKPFCSDFRKLVEEYASRWQVPLPQLRILEIALRYFARASTFFTLNCDHVRHTLSSLALSVFELLLFFDHKDFCQEPLNRFTVAFQECYSVLARHQNVHLLQVERLVRGGGPWAGPALQAILSESSLPQSEVDGCISSELPVFFELRVRYLLSCERVSEAMALAGCCARHPPAGQHLFFLQVYLTWLFKTSQQDRLHKEVAEFNGKDAIHIICSLECEEKDELLLALSRAFLSQQLRRGDMYHLCDLVFIWSKLHSRLNTSKQALLEESHQLMLSATNVNSIFPFIRALLEELGEDGIQFCVELCANALGSCLPCDVITKSLIYKTITSLLPNDLEVFRACALLIFFLERTVETYKLVYLLYMHPDQEYHVEYSPIRNHVRFETLQVLKKDLYFDPEFWNLIALRTNCLKLMSEKVVSGDLEEIMEDEWILSYCAKEPFSRSSSSAFQKGSKGAAAKKRDHKEDGRHDIDTASKRLKASPGKTRLDVDHAGKKKGSQPSSSPEPLRRSFWQLDRLQDNVAVGFGDLRRTTRLSEKNPPKRRIRQPRWLLEDSGNLGRNNVLSKIKKHGLKHQKHHGSNVVKGSETVEFENNAKHKPLVNRHLMARQNSSKHQKGFTFEPLKPATLPQVILELSLPDNELLGTFNEDTCNRQRGFPQVLFYRPTVKVPSTSEPAKTVHRKEVILRARDAAMFAQQLHCYARRPKGKGTRPNIQGSVSTITRSSVQGSPPKDPERELCDKPAAETKGGITQHAPEAADVTQSPPLEKIPQAQTTKAVSRKIFSERELSEKSAAEMKVANASQTSAATEVTEAPMLDKVIASAREHCDESAVEMKVTIASTATKVTPPPGLDKVSKASKTTTSAEVLQTSPLVNNQMAVLDKTTDPTQSQVVLRAGRQELKSLSSQAETGTNPVVQTKADGPKVLAAVASSLSELDVTDVSPKFPKGHVPWENDTSGGTVGSTSTDQDGMNDISALKLVTEMLTELEPERKQPAPEDGTSEEPTSGSDYKVPRTLQTTSTCSLVADVQGKEEETQEFDPEAPEDGDLPESEESKLEFCCTFCNKVFKGSRVVEHAMFHYRKDECMFCGTMFKDDLLAMMHLSDHIEKLKRLKELEGNNVQETKDISTCKTSVKAKTTNLSSERRSSGRSRTSTDCPKSTSTPHSSPSGSRQLRSNDKPVDEKKQNVSKHLDSQTPVHKVNGHIGKKKGLEVQERDTVTLEADPPLTQQEIPQERTTDGEVTSRLQENQDAEMDSSATSAVSCSKKTESPQVRKTDAKQREKVVEEKHAEPQENVCCPVEGCSWFKDRSKKGVALLYHALEDHDGEVQPLEVAFRVGHGKCSSCMRVMWSFEHFQHHVDRHRLSPRHPCPHQGCTSRFKTGIEMRRHARRHSPLQAVCCVPGCSQLFICLWALNLHEREHYASKPTKPDKNANEPTNAPNGKKQPGHRPKDATAAANKTESVNADCKLGGEDAEKQAPLPTVVGASPLKEESKERNETKDLHVLKNLSNKDTSSQPAGPNLRLRQTLRKVTNATKSHKVISSSLLKLNIKVRHKFKKKQVKGNTKGPKRRGRPPKSKEAVHDENTTDGQNNQTVPEKTGQIANPPKAAEGSNVGDGSREEEHVKDVVKTTDMSINKLKSKKSVNKQMKNNHVQQKDILNDPPTAVMTANGLNQSIGTSSADDTHTLTAKKLHKVKKRSTSKESPTASSDCSQSKKHKVANGDANTKIIMKKCPLGSAAPAHGLKERTTSGEKTQEAMGEKSKKSLVKTEGRKEKNSHRASLDSGQTKKKHKDINNEDKKKLKGRPKDASKTSALKEKAKSKSGAQPVAARAAADCSLDAKGGATDATLSSVPAATASGSNDTEENTQKVTQRGESKNPHITKKSDPNGASEKRKNGEKKDGEKKDGEKKDGEKKDGEKKHADQGARPASERPENPKASEVKAELLPVGDVGKTPQSTRSNVGYSVVTNGKAALEDAESSGLKDALAGYGNRPYKRPPPTAYLAEKYITMPKRRKELSGHQSPQKSTLPPESRATKTPQRRRCANCFATFNSAEELQSHHQLQKCSNLFGFDSDDEGDSLTGPIKSK